ACGTGAACCTTGTCCACGGCCGCTTTAAAGCCGAATTCGTCGGTTTCGCCATACGTCATGCCGCCTTTGACGCCGCCTCCGGCAAGCCACATTGTAAAGCCGTGGTGGTTGTGGTCGCGGCCATTGCCGTTTTCTGATGTCGGTGTTCGGCCGAATTCACCTCCCCAGATGATCAGCGTGTCTTCCAGCAGGCCACGCTGTTTTAGATCGGTCAGCAGTGCGGAGATGGGCTGATCGATGTCGGCACACAGTTTCGGCACGGTTTCGTTGTGGCCCGAATGTGTGTCCCAGGGCTGGCCATTGCCGAAATAAACCTGCACAAAGCGAACTCCGCGTTCCACCATGCGACGAGCCAGCAGGCAACCGTTGGCGAAGTGACCGGAACCGTAGGCGTCGCGAGTTTCCTTCGTTTCGCGGTTCAGGTCGAAGGCGTCGCTGGCTTCGAACTGCATGCGGAACGCGGTTTCCATCGACTGAATGCGAGCGTCCAGAACCGAATCACCCGGACGCGTCGCCTTGTGATCCGCGTTAAGCTGCTGGAGCAGATCAAGCTGACGTCGCTGAGTGGCTGAATCCCATTGACTGTTGCGCAGATGCGGCACCATCTTGTCGGCTTCGATGGTGGAATGGTTGATGTAAGTTCCCTGATATGCCGACGGCAGGAAGGCGCTGTTCCACAGGATCGAAAACCGCACCGGTCGTCCCGGACACAGCACGACGTAGCCGGGCAGGTTCTGGTTTTCGGTGCCAAGCCCGTACAGAAACCACGCTCCCATGCTGGGTCGAGTCGGAATGATCGTG
This genomic stretch from Planctomycetaceae bacterium harbors:
- a CDS encoding DUF1501 domain-containing protein, whose product is MLPNTLDRRRLLQNFGGGMGMIAAASALASTGSTATPATNGPHFPAKAKRVIHLFMNGGPFQADLFDPKPALKKYAGQKPAGADLLTERPTGGLLPSPFRFRPHGDSGVQVSELLPKLARHIDDICVLNSLHADNPNHGPALLQMNNGTIIPTRPSMGAWFLYGLGTENQNLPGYVVLCPGRPVRFSILWNSAFLPSAYQGTYINHSTIEADKMVPHLRNSQWDSATQRRQLDLLQQLNADHKATRPGDSVLDARIQSMETAFRMQFEASDAFDLNRETKETRDAYGSGHFANGCLLARRMVERGVRFVQVYFGNGQPWDTHSGHNETVPKLCADIDQPISALLTDLKQRGLLEDTLIIWGGEFGRTPTSENGNGRDHNHHGFTMWLAGGGVKGGMTYGETDEFGFKAAVDKVHVHDLHATILHLLGLNHERLTFRHAGRDFRLTDVYGRVVNEIIS